From one Desulfuromonadales bacterium genomic stretch:
- a CDS encoding ABC transporter ATP-binding protein, producing MAFIEISGLKKHYAGEADCVEALKGVDLSVSEGTFLGVMGPSGSGKSTFLAILGGLCHPSAGRVAVDSIDLYALGQEKLADFRREYLGFVFQSFNLVPYLTALENVMLPLAVKKMPASAKRERAREVLARVGLAGRATHLPNQLSGGEQERVAIARALVNAPPLILADEPTGSLDTATSAEIMALLTELNAEGQTIVMVTHNPENQAWFHRTVLLRDGLVASDVATAVPLRAAAG from the coding sequence ATGGCATTTATCGAAATCAGCGGATTGAAGAAACACTACGCCGGCGAGGCGGACTGCGTGGAGGCGCTGAAAGGGGTCGACCTGAGCGTGTCCGAGGGGACCTTTCTCGGCGTCATGGGTCCCTCGGGTTCGGGCAAGAGCACCTTTCTGGCCATCCTTGGCGGGCTCTGCCACCCCAGTGCCGGGCGGGTAGCCGTGGACAGTATCGACCTCTATGCCCTCGGCCAGGAGAAACTCGCCGATTTCCGGCGCGAATATCTCGGCTTCGTCTTCCAGTCCTTCAACCTCGTCCCCTACCTGACCGCCCTGGAGAACGTCATGCTCCCTTTGGCGGTCAAAAAGATGCCGGCCAGCGCCAAGCGGGAGCGGGCCAGGGAGGTGCTGGCCCGCGTCGGACTGGCCGGCCGGGCGACCCATCTGCCCAACCAGCTCTCCGGCGGCGAGCAGGAACGGGTCGCCATCGCCCGCGCCCTGGTCAACGCCCCGCCGCTGATCCTGGCCGACGAGCCGACCGGCAGCCTCGATACGGCAACCAGTGCCGAGATCATGGCGCTGCTCACGGAACTGAACGCCGAGGGGCAGACCATCGTCATGGTGACCCACAACCCGGAGAACCAGGCCTGGTTCCATCGCACCGTGCTCCTGCGCGACGGCCTGGTCGCCTCCGATGTTGCCACTGCCGTCCCGCTTCGGGCGGCGGCCGGTTAA
- a CDS encoding zinc ribbon domain-containing protein: MVLIFLVSLALLSLAILAELERRQESAQAAGGSCPACVRPVEADWLLCPHCRTLLKESCSGCGRHVSTWHLFCPGCGLRRGEEEK, from the coding sequence GTGGTTCTGATCTTTCTCGTCAGCCTGGCCCTTCTCTCCCTGGCCATCCTGGCCGAACTGGAGCGGCGGCAGGAGAGTGCGCAGGCCGCCGGCGGCAGCTGCCCCGCCTGCGTCCGTCCGGTGGAGGCGGACTGGCTGCTCTGCCCGCATTGCCGGACGCTCCTCAAGGAAAGCTGTTCCGGCTGCGGCCGGCATGTCTCCACCTGGCATCTCTTCTGTCCCGGCTGCGGTCTCCGGCGGGGAGAGGAGGAGAAATGA
- a CDS encoding cation transporter: protein MKFRLLIALVVGLALVAAGGFAWTASRPDAFALAEFSVQNLSCGSCVQNIQNALGGVKGVGAVEVSVTSSRARVEYAPARIDAATIAGRITEAGYPAVLSQDLSAADYQALREDEARLADRFVGRIGQKLVSREAFAAALSRRESEAAAPKQGLLKNVWGEILQREILLAAAEKNGVVVQEGEVDLELQKLQAASADFAAVVQARYGSEEEFRRQLKEDLIIRRNIDEHVLQGESDQGRARQKIDLWLRELAAAVPVVIFDPALRAAVVGGGKGCGGGCCG, encoded by the coding sequence ATGAAATTCCGCCTGCTGATTGCCCTTGTCGTGGGTCTCGCCCTGGTCGCCGCCGGCGGCTTCGCCTGGACGGCTTCCCGTCCCGACGCTTTCGCCCTGGCCGAATTTTCGGTGCAGAACCTCTCCTGCGGCTCCTGCGTGCAGAACATCCAGAACGCCCTCGGCGGCGTCAAGGGGGTCGGGGCGGTGGAGGTCAGCGTCACCTCCAGCCGGGCGCGGGTGGAATACGCGCCCGCCAGAATCGATGCCGCGACCATCGCCGGACGCATTACCGAAGCCGGCTATCCGGCCGTGCTGAGCCAGGACCTGTCGGCTGCCGACTACCAGGCGCTGCGGGAGGATGAAGCCCGGCTGGCCGACCGCTTCGTCGGCCGCATCGGCCAGAAGCTGGTCAGCCGCGAGGCGTTCGCCGCGGCCCTCTCCCGTCGGGAAAGCGAGGCCGCCGCGCCGAAGCAGGGACTGCTCAAGAATGTCTGGGGAGAGATCCTGCAGCGGGAGATACTGCTGGCCGCCGCCGAGAAAAACGGCGTAGTGGTGCAGGAGGGGGAGGTCGATCTGGAACTGCAGAAGCTGCAGGCTGCCAGCGCCGACTTCGCCGCCGTCGTCCAGGCCCGTTACGGCAGCGAGGAGGAGTTCCGTCGCCAATTGAAGGAGGATCTGATCATCCGGCGCAATATCGACGAACATGTGCTGCAGGGCGAGTCCGACCAGGGCCGGGCCCGGCAGAAGATTGATCTCTGGCTCCGCGAACTTGCCGCCGCCGTCCCGGTCGTTATCTTCGATCCGGCGCTGCGAGCGGCAGTCGTCGGAGGCGGCAAGGGGTGCGGCGGCGGTTGCTGCGGATAA
- a CDS encoding DUF2318 domain-containing protein, giving the protein MSERQEKRAQFQQEKKRGLFPLVVAVLVVLAAAGVIGWKAVGGSGASAYPMVAAEGGAVTIPVAQVSDGKAHYFSYRSGEANVSFFVLKSQDGVIRAAFDACDVCYHAKKGYRQEGDSMVCNNCNMKFSSDLINEVKGGCNPAPIQRSVADGKLVIAATELAAGARYFQ; this is encoded by the coding sequence ATGAGTGAGCGTCAGGAAAAAAGAGCCCAGTTTCAGCAGGAAAAAAAGCGTGGTTTGTTTCCCCTCGTCGTTGCCGTCCTCGTGGTGCTGGCGGCGGCCGGCGTCATCGGCTGGAAAGCCGTCGGCGGCAGCGGTGCCAGCGCCTACCCGATGGTGGCCGCCGAGGGCGGCGCGGTGACCATCCCGGTGGCGCAGGTGAGCGACGGCAAGGCCCACTACTTCAGCTACCGCAGCGGCGAGGCCAACGTCAGTTTCTTCGTCCTCAAGAGTCAGGACGGAGTGATCCGGGCCGCCTTCGACGCCTGCGACGTCTGTTACCATGCGAAGAAGGGGTACCGGCAGGAGGGGGACTCCATGGTCTGCAATAACTGCAACATGAAGTTCAGCTCCGACCTGATCAATGAGGTGAAGGGCGGCTGCAACCCGGCGCCGATCCAGCGGTCCGTGGCCGACGGCAAACTCGTCATTGCTGCGACCGAACTTGCCGCGGGAGCAAGGTATTTTCAGTAA
- a CDS encoding ABC transporter permease — protein sequence MNLRTIAFNNLRRRKARLVFLVAGLLIGVATVVTLLSLTAALTMEAEHKLDTYGANILITPRSDELSLAYGGITLGAVSVDAHEIRQRDLIRIFDIPNARNIAAVTPKVLGAVEVGDSRVLIMGVNQEVEFQVKRWWSVEGRPLAADDELVAGSAVARRLGLAMGEPVVIAGRSFTLTGILRETGSQDDHLLIGSLPAVQRLLGKEGLVSLAEVAALCGDCPVEDMVNQIAAVLPEVKVSAIQQVVKTRMHALEQFRAFSLGVAVVVILVGALVVFVTMMGSVNERTREIGIFRALGFRRGHVVGLILMEAAAVSLLAGLLGYLTGMGATRLILPFLAEEHPHLVWSLPLAGSSLLLALVVGALASFYPALHASRMDPTEALRAL from the coding sequence ATGAACTTACGAACCATCGCCTTCAACAATCTGCGCCGACGCAAGGCGCGCCTGGTCTTTCTGGTGGCCGGCCTGCTGATCGGGGTGGCCACCGTGGTGACCCTGCTCTCCCTCACTGCGGCCCTGACCATGGAGGCCGAGCACAAGCTCGACACCTACGGCGCCAACATCCTGATCACGCCGCGCAGCGATGAGCTCTCTCTCGCCTACGGCGGCATCACCCTCGGGGCGGTCTCCGTCGATGCTCACGAGATCCGCCAGCGGGACCTGATCCGGATATTCGACATCCCCAATGCCCGCAACATCGCGGCCGTCACCCCCAAGGTGCTGGGAGCCGTTGAAGTGGGCGACTCCCGGGTGCTGATCATGGGGGTGAACCAGGAGGTGGAATTCCAGGTCAAGCGCTGGTGGTCGGTGGAAGGCCGGCCGCTCGCCGCCGACGACGAACTGGTGGCCGGCAGCGCCGTGGCCCGGCGGCTCGGCCTGGCGATGGGAGAGCCGGTCGTCATCGCCGGTCGCAGCTTCACCCTCACCGGCATCCTGCGCGAGACCGGCTCCCAGGACGACCACCTGCTGATCGGCTCGCTGCCGGCCGTGCAGCGCCTGCTCGGCAAGGAAGGCCTGGTCTCGCTGGCGGAAGTGGCGGCCCTCTGCGGCGACTGCCCGGTGGAGGACATGGTGAACCAGATCGCCGCCGTGCTGCCCGAGGTCAAGGTCAGCGCCATCCAGCAGGTGGTGAAGACGCGCATGCATGCCCTCGAGCAGTTCCGCGCCTTCTCCCTCGGCGTGGCGGTGGTGGTGATCCTGGTCGGCGCCCTGGTCGTTTTCGTCACCATGATGGGTTCGGTCAACGAACGGACCCGGGAGATCGGCATCTTCCGGGCGCTCGGTTTTCGCCGGGGCCACGTCGTGGGGCTCATTCTCATGGAGGCCGCGGCGGTGAGTCTGCTCGCCGGACTGCTCGGCTACCTTACCGGTATGGGTGCGACCCGGCTGATCCTGCCGTTTCTGGCCGAGGAGCATCCGCACCTGGTCTGGAGCCTGCCGCTGGCCGGCAGTTCACTCCTGCTCGCCCTGGTCGTCGGCGCCCTGGCTTCCTTCTACCCGGCTCTGCACGCCAGCCGGATGGACCCGACCGAGGCGCTGCGGGCGCTTTGA